From Gimesia panareensis, the proteins below share one genomic window:
- a CDS encoding transthyretin-like family protein yields MHLLSLRSLHCTGFVFAVCTLLAGCAPTPEDQPDIASVKGLVVMDGEPVEGAVVTFAPASGRPSTGITDSQGKFELAYNPENKGAKIGKHTVRISTQRYVENADGTTTEMKETIPAKYNNESTLTVEVKAGENDFPFALDKE; encoded by the coding sequence ATGCACTTATTATCTTTGAGGTCATTACACTGCACAGGATTCGTTTTTGCTGTTTGCACCCTGCTGGCAGGTTGTGCCCCGACACCAGAAGATCAGCCGGACATCGCGTCGGTAAAAGGTCTGGTGGTCATGGACGGTGAACCGGTGGAAGGAGCCGTGGTCACGTTTGCTCCCGCGAGCGGTCGGCCTTCGACGGGGATCACAGACAGCCAGGGAAAATTTGAACTGGCTTACAACCCGGAGAACAAGGGAGCCAAGATCGGCAAGCATACCGTCCGGATTTCGACACAACGCTACGTCGAAAACGCAGACGGAACCACCACCGAAATGAAAGAGACGATCCCTGCGAAATACAACAACGAATCGACGCTGACGGTGGAAGTCAAAGCGGGCGAGAACGATTTTCCGTTTGCCCTGGATAAGGAATAG
- a CDS encoding DUF1559 domain-containing protein gives MRLSAPVVRKRGFTLIELLVVIAIIAILIALLLPAVQQAREAARRSQCKNNLKQIGLALHNYNETHRVFPPGFINDTGWLCNTFILPFMDQAPLYNQLSPNGPMNLSNATVLAQVRTILPAYLCPSSADPNPAQNADNKVSGVAIGLSNYLGFNGNGDYRCTTSKPNGMFYMNSATKIRDITDGLSNTFAFTERTTVNDAAGTNHIGSIWAGVTPCAATTNKFENIRYGLVQARVGWSMINGTGYQFGPSSLHVGGVHVLLADGAVRFASENMDASNNPSTISSATSTYFRLAVINDGQVIGEW, from the coding sequence ATGCGTCTATCTGCACCCGTCGTCCGCAAACGCGGCTTCACCCTGATCGAACTACTGGTCGTGATTGCCATCATCGCCATTCTGATCGCCCTCTTACTGCCCGCCGTTCAGCAGGCACGCGAAGCGGCCCGCCGCAGTCAGTGCAAAAACAATCTCAAGCAGATTGGCTTGGCGCTGCACAACTACAACGAAACACATCGTGTCTTCCCCCCTGGCTTTATCAATGATACCGGCTGGCTGTGCAATACGTTTATCCTGCCCTTCATGGATCAGGCACCGCTGTATAACCAGTTAAGTCCCAATGGGCCTATGAATCTTTCCAATGCCACCGTACTGGCTCAGGTGCGGACCATTCTGCCCGCGTACCTCTGCCCGTCCAGCGCCGATCCGAATCCGGCACAGAACGCGGATAATAAAGTGAGTGGCGTGGCCATTGGTCTGTCCAACTACCTCGGCTTCAATGGAAATGGTGACTATCGTTGTACTACTTCGAAGCCGAACGGGATGTTCTACATGAATAGTGCCACCAAAATTCGTGATATTACCGATGGTCTGTCCAACACGTTTGCGTTCACCGAAAGAACCACCGTGAACGACGCCGCCGGCACAAATCACATTGGTTCGATCTGGGCAGGAGTCACTCCCTGTGCAGCCACAACGAACAAATTCGAAAACATCCGCTACGGTCTGGTACAGGCACGCGTGGGCTGGTCCATGATCAACGGAACTGGTTATCAGTTCGGCCCCAGCAGTCTGCATGTGGGCGGAGTACACGTTTTACTGGCAGATGGTGCCGTCCGCTTTGCCAGCGAAAACATGGACGCTTCGAACAACCCGAGTACGATTTCCTCTGCTACCAGCACTTACTTCAGACTGGCCGTGATCAATGATGGCCAGGTGATCGGCGAGTGGTAA
- a CDS encoding SMI1/KNR4 family protein, translated as MALGELLKIVTPPDKPKEVPTKPNWAAVEKKLGLQLPDDYKRYVTKFGTGVLGSFLRVYNPFSKREYTSLQKSVVSVCEIHQMRSDTFPYEFYPESPGLLPWGNDDNGNNLFWLTRGARNKWPIVVCSGRDDRSQLFEMGMTAFLARTFTGEVKCKIWPKPFAVKSRRFQFQPN; from the coding sequence ATGGCACTCGGCGAACTGTTAAAAATTGTCACACCCCCGGACAAACCCAAAGAGGTGCCCACCAAACCGAACTGGGCCGCCGTCGAAAAGAAACTCGGCCTGCAGCTGCCCGATGACTACAAACGCTACGTCACAAAGTTCGGCACAGGTGTCTTGGGAAGTTTCTTGCGTGTTTATAACCCTTTTTCTAAGCGAGAATATACGTCTCTCCAGAAAAGTGTGGTCAGTGTCTGTGAAATTCATCAGATGCGCTCCGACACTTTTCCCTACGAGTTCTATCCTGAATCACCAGGATTATTACCCTGGGGCAATGATGACAACGGCAACAATCTTTTCTGGTTAACCCGCGGCGCCCGCAACAAGTGGCCAATCGTGGTCTGTTCCGGTCGCGACGATCGTTCTCAACTCTTCGAAATGGGCATGACCGCTTTCCTGGCCCGCACCTTTACCGGCGAGGTCAAATGCAAAATCTGGCCGAAACCGTTCGCGGTGAAGTCGCGACGTTTTCAGTTTCAACCTAATTAA
- the hrpA gene encoding ATP-dependent RNA helicase HrpA: MSRGDSNSAAADTGAASEDLNAALAELPGLISQAMVVDQFRFSQRLRSIRQAKKNRKPFDKNLKRLQEELQKSLARREERLKLRPEVKFDGSLPIHEELDHIKQTIADNQVVIVCGETGSGKSTQLPKLLLSMGRGITGIIGHTQPRRIAARSVAARISEELGREQGTACGFKIRFTDTTNPNTYIKLMTDGILLAETQNDRFLNQYDTIIVDEAHERSLNIDFLLGYLKRLLSQRPDLRVIITSATIDAERFSEHFASSAGPAPILNVSGRTYPVEIRYRPFDAEPDDKGQGKGKNSNRDEQSQLADAVNELAAIDDGDILIFVPTEWDIRETAKLLRGRSIIGDDGGRQTEIVPLYGRLSTAEQNKVFRPSSYRRIVIATNVAESSITVPGIRYVVDTGLARISRYSSRSQVQRLPIEAVSQASANQRAGRCGRVAPGICIRLYSEADFNSRDEFTSPEIQRTNLASVILQTLNMKLGAIEDFPFIDPPKPAAIRDGYSTLFELGAIDEQNRLTDIGRQISRLPVDPRIARMILAAHDENCLHEILVIASALELQDPRERPIDKQQAADEAQEQFRDPDSDFLSFLKLWDFYHKLKEDLSHGKLRRACVQNFLSYNRLREWADIFRQLRQLVEETGLKLHPRKDDSAAIHRALLPGLLSNIAMRSDSHEYTGSGGQKYFLWPGSGIFEKKPKWIISAELIETSKRYARTVAKISPNWIEPAAPHLVKKSWSNPRWNGDAASAMATEKVTLFGLTIVPGRSVHYGKIDPEQSRMLMLQYGLVEGDITLNVDFLAHNQKFMSDLEQQQAKSRRYDLIPSQEQLFAFYDARIPEDVYDGVSLKKWWKVARRKTPTLLNMRLEDFFDAQAEEIDESEFPNALKMGKMQFPLEYHLEPGAAEDGVTVSIPQESLNQLSPQRLGWLVPGLLEEKVAAMIKALPKSVRRMLVPAPETAKQVVKQLEFGKGSFEEKVAALLSQISGERITADQFETERLPQHLQMNIRVLDQEGEAITVNRNLTQLRQEYGSKAASSFSALSDDHWSQTGLTDWTFGDFPAEVQIQHDQLSLTGFPSLVDEGKSVALCLRDAPERAAYETRFGLRRLFVLAEHRRLKAQVENLPGLERVSLYAASIGGINLREQLIELLAERVLCGQKERQPRTEAEYRQLLKEWRNQIPVAAQDLASLLPVLFEQYHKIKITLDQTKVPAWNQPLADMRTQLNALINARFLVNTPYPWLQQFPRYLQGIELRLSKLGGSGLQRDIANIRSISRYIEMYAQRARQHHEREIIDPQLIKFRWLLEEFRVSLFAQKLGTALKVSPKILDQQWSLVRD; the protein is encoded by the coding sequence ATGTCCCGCGGTGATTCGAATTCGGCTGCTGCTGACACTGGTGCTGCCAGTGAAGATCTGAATGCTGCGCTGGCGGAACTGCCCGGGCTGATCTCGCAGGCAATGGTCGTCGACCAGTTTCGGTTCTCACAACGGCTGCGGTCGATCCGGCAGGCGAAGAAGAACAGAAAGCCGTTCGATAAGAATCTGAAGCGGCTGCAGGAGGAACTCCAGAAGTCGCTGGCCCGGCGGGAAGAGCGGCTCAAGCTGCGACCCGAGGTCAAGTTTGACGGCAGCCTGCCGATCCATGAAGAACTGGATCACATCAAACAGACGATCGCCGACAACCAGGTGGTGATTGTCTGCGGGGAGACCGGCTCGGGGAAATCGACGCAGTTGCCCAAGCTGCTCCTGTCGATGGGACGGGGTATCACTGGCATCATCGGCCATACCCAGCCGCGTCGGATCGCAGCCCGATCGGTGGCGGCCCGCATCTCGGAAGAACTGGGACGCGAACAGGGAACCGCCTGCGGTTTTAAAATCCGCTTCACCGACACGACGAACCCGAACACCTATATCAAACTGATGACCGATGGGATCCTGCTGGCCGAAACGCAGAACGACCGCTTTCTGAATCAGTATGACACCATCATCGTCGACGAAGCACACGAACGCTCGCTGAATATCGACTTTCTATTAGGCTATCTCAAACGCCTGCTCTCGCAGCGGCCTGATCTGCGGGTGATCATCACGTCGGCCACGATCGACGCCGAACGTTTCAGCGAACACTTTGCATCAAGCGCAGGGCCGGCCCCGATTCTGAATGTTTCGGGGCGGACGTATCCGGTAGAGATTCGTTATCGTCCGTTTGATGCGGAGCCTGACGATAAGGGACAGGGCAAAGGCAAAAACAGTAACCGCGACGAACAGTCGCAGCTGGCGGACGCCGTCAATGAACTCGCGGCGATTGACGACGGGGACATCCTGATCTTTGTGCCGACCGAGTGGGACATTCGCGAGACGGCGAAGCTGTTGCGGGGCCGCTCGATCATCGGTGATGACGGCGGGAGGCAGACGGAGATTGTGCCGCTCTATGGTCGACTCTCGACGGCAGAGCAGAACAAGGTCTTTCGCCCGTCCTCGTATCGCCGGATTGTGATTGCGACGAACGTGGCCGAATCGTCGATTACGGTGCCGGGCATCCGCTATGTGGTTGATACGGGTCTGGCCCGCATCAGCCGGTATTCGAGTCGGTCGCAGGTCCAGCGGCTGCCGATCGAAGCGGTGTCGCAGGCGTCTGCCAATCAGCGGGCCGGTCGCTGCGGACGTGTCGCGCCGGGGATCTGTATCCGGCTTTACAGCGAAGCGGACTTCAACAGCCGCGATGAATTCACGTCGCCTGAAATCCAGCGAACCAACCTGGCCTCGGTGATTCTGCAGACACTGAATATGAAGCTGGGAGCGATTGAAGACTTCCCGTTCATCGATCCTCCGAAGCCCGCGGCGATCCGCGACGGTTACAGCACGCTGTTTGAACTGGGGGCGATTGACGAACAGAACCGGCTGACCGACATCGGGCGGCAGATCAGTCGACTGCCGGTCGACCCGCGGATTGCGCGGATGATTCTGGCCGCACACGATGAAAACTGCCTGCACGAGATTCTGGTGATCGCGTCAGCCCTGGAACTGCAGGATCCACGTGAGCGACCGATCGATAAACAGCAGGCGGCCGACGAAGCCCAGGAACAGTTTCGCGATCCCGATTCGGACTTCCTGAGCTTCCTCAAGCTGTGGGACTTTTATCACAAGCTTAAAGAGGACCTGTCACACGGCAAGTTGCGGCGGGCCTGCGTGCAGAATTTCCTGTCGTACAACCGGCTGCGGGAATGGGCGGACATCTTTCGGCAACTGCGTCAGCTGGTCGAAGAGACGGGGCTGAAACTGCATCCGCGAAAAGACGACTCGGCGGCGATTCACCGCGCATTGCTGCCCGGGTTGCTGTCGAACATCGCGATGCGGTCGGATTCGCACGAGTACACAGGCTCCGGCGGGCAGAAGTATTTCCTCTGGCCCGGGTCGGGGATTTTTGAGAAGAAACCGAAGTGGATCATCTCGGCGGAGCTGATCGAAACGAGCAAGCGATATGCCCGCACGGTCGCGAAGATTTCGCCGAACTGGATCGAACCCGCGGCACCGCACCTGGTGAAAAAGAGCTGGAGCAATCCCCGCTGGAACGGGGATGCGGCGTCCGCGATGGCCACGGAAAAGGTGACGCTGTTTGGTCTGACGATCGTGCCGGGACGCTCGGTGCATTACGGCAAGATCGATCCCGAACAGTCGCGGATGCTGATGCTGCAGTATGGGCTGGTCGAGGGGGACATCACGCTCAACGTCGACTTCCTGGCACACAATCAGAAGTTCATGAGCGACCTGGAACAGCAGCAGGCGAAGTCGCGGCGGTACGACCTGATCCCTTCGCAGGAGCAGCTGTTCGCCTTTTACGATGCGCGGATTCCGGAAGACGTGTATGACGGCGTGAGCCTGAAGAAGTGGTGGAAGGTCGCCAGACGAAAGACGCCGACGCTGCTCAACATGCGGCTGGAAGACTTCTTCGACGCACAGGCGGAGGAGATTGACGAGTCGGAATTCCCGAACGCCCTCAAGATGGGGAAGATGCAGTTTCCGCTCGAATATCACCTGGAGCCGGGGGCCGCGGAAGACGGGGTGACGGTTTCGATTCCGCAGGAGAGCCTCAATCAGCTTTCGCCGCAACGACTGGGCTGGCTGGTGCCGGGCCTGCTGGAAGAAAAGGTGGCGGCGATGATCAAGGCGCTGCCCAAGTCGGTCCGGCGGATGCTGGTGCCGGCACCGGAGACGGCAAAGCAGGTCGTCAAGCAACTGGAGTTCGGTAAGGGATCGTTTGAAGAAAAGGTCGCGGCGCTGCTGTCGCAGATCTCGGGAGAACGGATCACCGCAGATCAGTTTGAGACGGAACGGCTGCCGCAGCATCTGCAGATGAATATCCGCGTGCTGGATCAGGAGGGCGAGGCGATCACCGTCAACCGGAATCTGACGCAACTGCGACAGGAATACGGTTCGAAAGCGGCCAGCAGTTTTTCGGCACTCTCCGATGATCACTGGAGCCAGACCGGGTTGACCGACTGGACGTTCGGTGATTTTCCGGCCGAGGTGCAGATTCAGCACGATCAACTTTCGCTGACCGGTTTCCCCAGTTTAGTAGATGAGGGAAAGTCGGTCGCACTCTGTCTGCGTGATGCACCGGAGCGGGCCGCCTATGAAACACGGTTCGGCCTGCGGCGGCTGTTCGTACTGGCCGAGCATCGACGGCTGAAGGCACAGGTAGAAAATCTGCCGGGCCTGGAGCGGGTCTCGCTGTATGCGGCTTCGATTGGTGGCATCAATCTGCGGGAACAATTAATCGAACTGCTGGCGGAGCGGGTGTTGTGCGGGCAGAAAGAACGTCAACCGCGAACGGAGGCCGAGTATCGTCAGTTGCTTAAGGAATGGCGAAACCAGATTCCGGTCGCGGCACAGGACCTGGCGAGTCTGCTGCCGGTGCTGTTTGAGCAGTATCACAAAATCAAGATCACGCTGGATCAGACCAAGGTACCCGCCTGGAATCAGCCGCTGGCCGACATGCGGACGCAGTTGAACGCCTTGATCAATGCCCGCTTCCTGGTGAATACGCCTTACCCCTGGCTGCAGCAGTTCCCCCGCTATCTGCAGGGGATCGAACTGCGACTGAGCAAGCTGGGAGGCAGCGGATTGCAGCGGGACATCGCCAATATTCGCAGCATTTCGCGTTACATCGAAATGTATGCCCAGCGGGCCCGGCAGCATCATGAGCGGGAGATTATCGATCCGCAGTTGATCAAGTTCCGCTGGCTGCTGGAGGAATTTCGCGTGTCGCTGTTTGCGCAGAAACTGGGGACGGCCTTGAAGGTATCTCCGAAGATTCTGGATCAGCAATGGTCGCTGGTGCGGGATTGA
- a CDS encoding potassium channel family protein produces MFQQLTSTLDPNRSQKQSLAHFFRIMALLVGFTIFGTVGIRVIEGASWLDSLFMIVITATTVGYEDPVSLSDNGKIFIIFYLMFGLGIFTYSVSQLGQWIVRQQMSSVLEKRRMQKAISKFEGHYIVCGVGRMGQSICEYLHEREKPFVVIDSNEERLQQTCGDKGWFYIHGDATDDHVLKSAGIEQAASLAAALPGDADNVYVVLTARMLNPHFQIIARASDDKAGDKIKHAGANRVVSPFRSGAVKIARFMIHPAVEDFVEVASKHVGGFEVADLHISDASPYCGKKLSETDLSTKGIMVVGICRPGHQPQMPPSSSSILNAGDSIFALGSSDAITHLMEEFNTSPEASA; encoded by the coding sequence ATGTTTCAGCAGCTTACTTCAACTCTGGATCCGAACCGTTCTCAGAAGCAGTCGCTTGCGCACTTCTTTCGCATCATGGCGCTGCTGGTCGGCTTTACGATTTTCGGGACGGTCGGCATTCGGGTCATTGAAGGGGCCTCCTGGCTCGACAGCCTGTTCATGATCGTGATCACCGCGACCACCGTCGGCTATGAAGACCCGGTGTCGCTTTCCGATAACGGCAAAATCTTTATCATTTTCTATCTCATGTTTGGTCTGGGAATTTTTACCTACAGTGTCTCCCAGCTCGGTCAGTGGATCGTTCGCCAGCAAATGAGTTCGGTTCTGGAGAAACGACGCATGCAGAAAGCAATTTCCAAGTTTGAAGGTCACTACATTGTGTGTGGCGTTGGTCGCATGGGACAGTCCATCTGCGAGTACCTGCACGAACGCGAGAAACCCTTCGTGGTCATCGACAGCAACGAAGAGCGTCTGCAGCAGACCTGCGGCGACAAAGGCTGGTTCTACATTCATGGGGACGCCACCGACGATCATGTCCTCAAAAGTGCCGGCATCGAACAGGCGGCCTCCCTCGCAGCGGCTCTTCCGGGGGACGCCGACAATGTCTATGTCGTCCTCACCGCGCGGATGCTGAATCCTCATTTCCAGATCATCGCCCGCGCCAGCGACGACAAGGCCGGCGATAAAATCAAACATGCCGGCGCCAACCGCGTTGTCAGTCCCTTCCGCAGCGGCGCCGTCAAAATTGCCCGCTTTATGATTCACCCCGCTGTGGAAGATTTCGTCGAAGTTGCCAGCAAACACGTAGGCGGTTTCGAAGTCGCCGACCTGCACATCTCGGATGCCAGTCCTTACTGCGGCAAGAAACTGAGCGAAACCGACCTGAGCACCAAGGGCATCATGGTCGTGGGCATCTGTCGCCCCGGTCATCAGCCCCAGATGCCCCCCTCCAGCTCGTCGATCCTCAACGCCGGTGACAGCATTTTCGCCCTCGGTTCTTCGGACGCGATCACTCACCTCATGGAAGAGTTTAATACGTCTCCCGAAGCATCCGCCTGA
- the hpnE gene encoding hydroxysqualene dehydroxylase HpnE, whose protein sequence is MEDSSAATVIVGGGLAGLACAAALVERGKPVTLLESRPRLGGRASSFEDQQSQTLIDNCQHVSMGCCHEFNRFCQTVGIADSFERAEQLFFIGPDRTGSRFKINRFAASPLLPTPLHLFPAFARLSYLSFCEKRELAHGLKQLARTRVNPEDEPTMADWLKAHGQSQTVIDRFWNVVLVSALSEDLERISLSHARKVFVDGFLRARNSWQVLIPTTPLEQLYGTTISNWLIHRGAEIRLKTGVKQIQISDGQVTGIELRDGTQLDADRVVLAVPHQRVLDLLPAEFPGCAELSRIEQLEAAPITSVHLWFDREITPLPHAVFVDCLSQWMFNRTQLMQQEPDGRWYYQIVISASHQLTAAGRQGRSQDEIIQDVISELTRIWPATTEAQLLHSRMLTEHHAVFSVQPGVDQLRPAQRTQVGGLYLAGDWTSTGWPATMEGAVRSGLLAAEAVLDDLGQPESLLLPPEKTAFLSKMLFRL, encoded by the coding sequence TTGGAAGACAGCAGCGCAGCAACAGTCATCGTCGGAGGCGGTCTTGCCGGGCTGGCCTGCGCTGCGGCACTCGTGGAACGGGGCAAACCCGTCACCCTGCTCGAGTCGCGTCCCCGCCTCGGAGGCCGCGCCAGTTCCTTTGAGGACCAGCAGTCCCAGACCCTGATCGACAACTGCCAGCACGTCAGCATGGGCTGCTGTCATGAATTCAACCGCTTCTGTCAGACCGTTGGCATCGCAGACTCTTTCGAGCGGGCAGAGCAACTGTTCTTTATCGGACCGGACCGGACAGGGAGCCGCTTCAAAATCAATCGCTTCGCCGCCAGTCCGCTGCTCCCCACGCCCCTGCATCTGTTCCCTGCCTTTGCGCGACTCTCTTATCTCAGCTTCTGCGAGAAACGGGAACTCGCACACGGACTCAAACAGCTGGCACGCACCCGCGTCAATCCGGAAGATGAACCGACGATGGCCGACTGGCTCAAGGCACACGGTCAGTCGCAGACCGTCATCGACCGTTTCTGGAACGTGGTTCTCGTCAGTGCGCTCAGCGAAGATCTGGAACGCATCAGCCTTTCGCACGCCCGCAAGGTGTTCGTCGACGGCTTCCTCCGCGCCCGCAACAGCTGGCAGGTCCTGATTCCGACCACACCCCTCGAACAGTTGTACGGCACCACAATCAGCAACTGGTTGATTCACCGCGGTGCAGAGATCCGGCTCAAGACCGGCGTCAAGCAGATCCAGATCAGCGACGGCCAGGTGACCGGCATCGAACTCCGGGATGGCACGCAGCTGGACGCCGACCGGGTTGTCCTTGCAGTGCCCCACCAGCGTGTCCTCGATCTGCTCCCTGCCGAGTTTCCCGGCTGCGCAGAACTGTCGCGCATCGAACAGCTCGAGGCCGCTCCGATCACCAGCGTCCATCTCTGGTTCGATCGTGAGATCACCCCGCTCCCGCATGCCGTCTTCGTCGACTGTCTGTCCCAGTGGATGTTCAACCGCACGCAGCTCATGCAACAGGAGCCTGACGGACGCTGGTATTATCAGATCGTCATCTCCGCCAGCCATCAGCTGACTGCAGCCGGTCGTCAGGGACGCTCGCAGGACGAGATCATCCAGGATGTCATTTCCGAACTCACCCGGATCTGGCCCGCGACCACCGAGGCCCAACTGCTGCACAGCCGCATGCTCACCGAACATCATGCGGTCTTCTCCGTACAGCCGGGAGTGGATCAGCTGCGACCTGCCCAGCGGACACAGGTCGGCGGCCTGTACCTCGCCGGAGACTGGACTTCGACCGGCTGGCCCGCCACGATGGAAGGGGCCGTCCGCAGCGGATTACTGGCAGCCGAGGCAGTGCTCGACGATCTGGGACAACCTGAGTCACTTTTATTACCTCCCGAAAAAACAGCTTTTCTATCCAAAATGCTATTCAGACTGTAA
- a CDS encoding ComF family protein — protein sequence MDPDLIIPVPLHWTSRLYRSHNPAGLIGEALSSRLQAKYDVHILAKRKRTPAQTSLTPSERRTNLRDAFRVRRSRRIRDLRILLVDDVMTTGSTANAATRALLEAGAREINVAVIARAPGV from the coding sequence ATGGACCCGGATCTGATTATACCGGTCCCATTGCACTGGACATCGCGACTGTACCGGTCTCATAATCCGGCGGGACTGATCGGTGAGGCGTTGTCGAGCCGCTTGCAAGCCAAATACGACGTGCATATACTCGCGAAACGAAAAAGGACCCCTGCGCAGACCAGTTTGACTCCGTCTGAGCGAAGAACCAATTTACGAGATGCGTTTCGAGTGCGCCGATCCAGACGAATCCGGGATCTGCGCATTTTACTGGTCGATGATGTCATGACAACGGGATCAACCGCCAATGCTGCTACCCGTGCCCTGCTGGAGGCAGGTGCCCGCGAGATCAACGTGGCTGTGATAGCCAGAGCCCCTGGCGTTTAA
- a CDS encoding DUF502 domain-containing protein: MDPSTTPPSPDKNSPEKKEKKKIGRTHHFFLRGLAISLPPILTLVIVIWVAGIVNDYIITPTTTTVRYCIAYFTDDSQPRDNFVQLESLPPLEYCRNDYLVSRDYARELEAMNQQALSKIPRNLFTDKAWVPFGDRAVPYRDYREVAKRIRASDMPTTAMGLYMELATTRWFKSLFNLSAVAVVLTIVALYFLGRFVTARIGAWMVYKFEQGVLARLPVVSNVYSSVKQVTDFFFSERTVDYSRVVAVEYPRRGIWSLGFVTGDSMLEMTVTAGEPLVAILVPTSPMPVTGYTMSVPKSEIVDLNITVDQAFQFCLSCGVLVPPQQKVTDELLREELGKRLLGDRNLAGFKVQIAPPEPTTQTSTIESEHTETDENTNTPAPAKSDQPEKSDQNGAPPEEKAP; this comes from the coding sequence ATGGATCCGAGTACCACACCGCCCTCCCCTGATAAGAATTCGCCTGAGAAGAAGGAGAAAAAAAAGATCGGCAGAACCCATCACTTTTTTCTGCGGGGACTGGCAATCAGTCTGCCGCCGATTCTGACACTGGTAATTGTGATCTGGGTCGCGGGGATCGTGAACGATTATATCATCACGCCGACGACGACCACGGTCCGTTACTGTATCGCCTACTTTACGGACGACTCCCAGCCACGTGATAATTTCGTGCAGCTGGAAAGCCTGCCCCCCCTGGAATACTGTCGCAACGATTACCTGGTCAGCAGGGATTATGCCCGGGAACTGGAAGCGATGAACCAGCAGGCGTTGAGTAAAATCCCACGTAATCTGTTCACGGATAAGGCCTGGGTCCCGTTTGGAGACCGGGCGGTGCCCTATCGAGACTATCGGGAGGTGGCGAAACGGATTCGCGCTTCCGATATGCCGACGACTGCGATGGGGTTGTACATGGAACTGGCGACGACCCGCTGGTTCAAGAGTCTGTTCAACCTGAGTGCGGTCGCGGTGGTGTTGACGATCGTGGCGCTGTACTTCCTGGGACGTTTCGTTACGGCCCGGATCGGGGCCTGGATGGTCTACAAATTCGAGCAGGGCGTGCTGGCACGCCTGCCTGTGGTGAGCAACGTCTATTCCTCGGTGAAACAGGTGACCGACTTTTTCTTCAGCGAACGGACCGTCGATTACAGTCGTGTCGTCGCGGTTGAATATCCCCGGCGGGGCATCTGGTCGCTCGGCTTTGTGACGGGCGACAGCATGCTGGAGATGACGGTCACCGCGGGTGAGCCGCTCGTGGCGATCCTCGTACCAACCTCGCCGATGCCGGTAACCGGATATACGATGAGTGTTCCGAAAAGTGAGATCGTGGATTTGAATATCACCGTCGATCAGGCGTTTCAGTTCTGTCTGTCGTGCGGCGTGCTGGTACCTCCGCAACAGAAAGTGACCGATGAACTGCTGAGGGAAGAACTGGGCAAGCGGTTGCTGGGGGATCGGAATCTGGCCGGGTTCAAAGTTCAGATCGCACCGCCCGAACCGACGACGCAGACTTCCACCATCGAAAGCGAACATACGGAGACTGACGAGAACACGAACACGCCAGCCCCGGCGAAATCAGATCAACCTGAGAAATCAGATCAAAATGGAGCCCCCCCCGAAGAGAAGGCTCCTTAG